In Bacteroides coprosuis DSM 18011, the following are encoded in one genomic region:
- a CDS encoding nicotinate-nucleotide adenylyltransferase (COGs: COG1057 Nicotinic acid mononucleotide adenylyltransferase~HAMAP: Probable nicotinate-nucleotide adenylyltransferase~InterPro IPR004821:IPR005248:IPR004820~KEGG: bfs:BF3501 nicotinic acid mononucleotide adenylyltransferase~PFAM: Cytidylyltransferase~PRIAM: Nicotinate-nucleotide adenylyltransferase~SPTR: Putative nicotinate-nucleotide adenylyltransferase;~TIGRFAM: Probable nicotinate-nucleotide adenylyltransferase; Cytidyltransferase-related~IMG reference gene:2504105708~PFAM: Cytidylyltransferase~TIGRFAM: nicotinate (nicotinamide) nucleotide adenylyltransferase) gives MKKKIAIFSGSFNPIHIGHLALANYICESNWIDELWFMVTPHNPLKEVRDLESNTLRLDMVQLAIQGYPKFKASDFEFALPQPSYTINTLDALKEKYPEYEFYLLIGADNWDLFDKWKDADKLISKYNLLIYPRVGHTINKENLPEHVYYIDSPVIEVSSTFIRENIEKGKDFRYFLHPNVYSFIKDKKLYTNE, from the coding sequence ATGAAGAAAAAAATTGCAATTTTTAGTGGATCTTTTAATCCGATACATATCGGACACTTAGCACTAGCCAACTATATTTGTGAATCCAATTGGATTGATGAATTGTGGTTTATGGTAACACCTCATAATCCACTAAAGGAGGTAAGGGATCTAGAATCCAACACTCTTCGTCTTGATATGGTACAACTAGCCATACAAGGTTATCCTAAATTCAAAGCATCTGATTTTGAGTTTGCTCTTCCCCAACCTTCGTATACCATCAACACCTTAGATGCATTAAAAGAAAAGTACCCAGAATATGAGTTTTATCTTTTGATAGGTGCAGATAACTGGGACTTATTTGATAAATGGAAAGATGCAGATAAATTGATTTCCAAATACAATTTATTAATTTATCCTCGCGTAGGACATACCATTAACAAAGAAAATCTTCCTGAACATGTATATTATATTGACTCTCCCGTTATAGAGGTTAGTTCGACATTTATTCGTGAGAATATAGAGAAAGGGAAAGATTTCAGATATTTTTTACATCCCAATGTTTATTCCTTTATCAAGGATAAAAAATTATATACTAACGAATAG
- a CDS encoding metallophosphoesterase (COGs: COG1408 phosphohydrolase~InterPro IPR004843~KEGG: bfs:BF3502 putative phosphoesterase~PFAM: Metallo-dependent phosphatase~SPTR: Putative phosphohydrolases;~IMG reference gene:2504105709), whose product MKRKNHSLYMLGIVTCLLFILTSCSTSKDSLAVSRKPGISSTTTRLNVAECGIDRLKEYTVVHTDIPKSFDGKTILFISDTHYPSLFKTKDLNALISYLKTLNYDIMCLGGDYHENTSLIDTLFDRLGEVKPAMGAYGVMGNNDYERGYDVVAKAMQRNGIQLLEHKVDTIKYKGSFIQVVGIKNPFNLTKNGISPTLGLSDKDFVVLLTHTPDYAEDVVIRNSDLVLAGHTHGGQVRIFGVAPIVPSKYDQKFLTGLVYNSAGIPMIVTNGIGTSNKNIRIGAPSEVVLIHLKSIR is encoded by the coding sequence ATGAAAAGAAAGAATCATTCCTTATATATGCTAGGCATTGTAACGTGCCTACTATTCATACTAACTTCTTGTAGTACATCAAAAGATAGCTTAGCTGTAAGTAGAAAGCCTGGTATTAGTTCTACCACTACTCGACTAAATGTGGCAGAGTGTGGTATAGATCGCTTAAAAGAATATACAGTGGTACATACCGATATTCCTAAATCTTTTGATGGGAAGACTATTTTGTTTATTTCTGACACACATTATCCGAGTCTTTTTAAGACTAAAGATCTGAATGCTCTGATCTCTTATTTAAAAACATTGAACTATGATATTATGTGTCTTGGCGGCGATTATCATGAAAATACCAGCTTAATTGATACCCTTTTTGATAGATTAGGAGAAGTAAAACCTGCTATGGGTGCTTATGGAGTAATGGGGAATAATGATTATGAACGTGGATATGATGTTGTAGCTAAGGCTATGCAGCGCAATGGTATTCAGCTGTTAGAGCATAAAGTAGATACAATTAAGTATAAAGGTTCTTTTATTCAAGTGGTAGGAATTAAAAATCCTTTTAATCTGACAAAAAATGGAATATCACCGACTTTGGGGTTATCGGATAAAGATTTTGTGGTTTTACTAACTCATACTCCAGATTATGCCGAAGATGTTGTTATTCGTAATTCTGATTTGGTGTTGGCTGGACATACTCATGGAGGACAAGTTAGAATCTTTGGTGTAGCACCAATTGTTCCTTCAAAATATGATCAGAAATTTCTAACGGGGTTGGTCTATAATTCTGCAGGAATCCCAATGATTGTAACTAATGGAATAGGTACGTCTAATAAAAATATAAGAATAGGAGCTCCAAGTGAGGTAGTACTCATCCACTTAAAATCTATTCGTTAG
- a CDS encoding 1,4-dihydroxy-2-naphthoateoctaprenyltransferase (COGs: COG1575 1 4-dihydroxy-2-naphthoate octaprenyltransferase~InterPro IPR004657:IPR000537~KEGG: bfs:BF3503 putative prenyltransferase~PFAM: UbiA prenyltransferase~SPTR: Putative uncharacterized protein;~TIGRFAM: 1,4-dihydroxy-2-naphthoate octaprenyltransferase~manually curated~IMG reference gene:2504105710~PFAM: UbiA prenyltransferase family~TIGRFAM: 1,4-dihydroxy-2-naphthoate octaprenyltransferase), which yields MVNVQTNSIRAWILAARPKTLSGAIVPVIIGASLAYLHDSFQLIPTLICIAFAGLMQIAANFINDLYDYLKGTDRKEDRLGPDRACTQGWITPNAMKKGIAVVIIIACAIGSTLIYYGGWTLILIGILCVIFAFAYTTGPYPLSYHGYGDILVLLFFGFVPVGGTYYVQALDWNMDVTMASIVCGLIIDTLLVVNNYRDYIADFRSGKKTLIVRFGKDFGAYLYLGLGLVASVISLTFVYKGYIFAGILPQFYLIPHIKTYAEMKKIYEGKKLNLILGKTSQNILLMGFLLSLGFILSR from the coding sequence ATGGTTAATGTACAAACAAACTCAATACGTGCTTGGATATTGGCGGCACGACCTAAAACTTTATCGGGGGCAATTGTTCCCGTAATTATAGGAGCTTCTCTGGCTTACTTGCACGATTCTTTTCAACTAATTCCAACTTTAATATGTATTGCTTTTGCTGGATTAATGCAAATTGCAGCCAACTTCATCAACGATCTATACGATTATCTCAAAGGAACAGATAGAAAAGAAGATCGCTTAGGACCAGATAGAGCTTGTACTCAAGGATGGATTACTCCAAATGCGATGAAGAAAGGAATAGCTGTAGTTATAATAATCGCTTGTGCTATTGGTTCAACTCTCATCTATTATGGCGGCTGGACTTTAATTTTGATAGGTATCCTATGTGTTATCTTTGCCTTTGCTTACACCACTGGTCCTTACCCTCTATCTTATCATGGCTATGGAGATATTCTTGTCCTTCTATTTTTTGGTTTTGTTCCTGTAGGCGGAACTTACTATGTTCAAGCGCTAGATTGGAATATGGACGTAACCATGGCATCCATAGTGTGTGGATTAATTATTGACACTCTACTTGTAGTCAACAATTACAGAGATTATATTGCTGATTTTAGGAGTGGGAAAAAGACCCTTATTGTACGCTTTGGAAAAGATTTTGGAGCCTATTTATACCTAGGTTTAGGATTAGTAGCTTCAGTTATTAGTCTTACTTTTGTTTATAAAGGATATATATTTGCTGGTATTTTACCTCAATTTTACCTCATCCCTCATATAAAAACTTATGCAGAGATGAAGAAAATATATGAAGGAAAAAAGTTAAACCTTATATTGGGTAAAACTTCTCAAAACATACTACTAATGGGTTTTCTACTTTCTTTAGGTTTTATTTTAAGTAGATAA
- a CDS encoding phosphodiesterase, MJ0936 family (COGs: COG0622 phosphoesterase~InterPro IPR000979:IPR004843~KEGG: bfs:BF3506 putative phosphoesterase~PFAM: Metallo-dependent phosphatase~SPTR: Putative uncharacterized protein;~TIGRFAM: Phosphodiesterase MJ0936~IMG reference gene:2504105711~TIGRFAM: phosphoesterase, MJ0936 family), whose product MTKIGLLSDTHGYWDDKYLTYFTDCDEIWHAGDIGSLVLIQKLAEYKKVRAVYGNIDGQDIRKIYPQVNRFKVDGAEVVIKHIGGYPGKYDPSIQSSLFINPPQLFISGHSHILKVKYDKTLNMLHVNPGAAGISGFHKVRTMVRFTIDKGVFKDLEVIELAG is encoded by the coding sequence ATGACAAAAATTGGATTATTATCAGATACTCATGGATATTGGGATGATAAGTATTTAACTTATTTTACTGATTGCGATGAAATATGGCATGCTGGAGATATAGGTTCACTCGTTTTAATTCAAAAACTAGCTGAGTATAAGAAAGTAAGAGCCGTTTATGGAAATATTGATGGACAAGATATACGTAAGATTTATCCTCAGGTAAATCGTTTTAAAGTAGATGGTGCAGAAGTGGTTATAAAACACATCGGAGGCTATCCAGGTAAATATGACCCTTCAATTCAGAGCTCTCTATTTATTAATCCCCCTCAGTTGTTTATTAGTGGACACTCTCATATTTTAAAAGTAAAATATGATAAAACATTAAATATGTTACATGTCAATCCTGGAGCAGCAGGAATTTCGGGTTTTCACAAAGTGCGTACAATGGTGCGCTTTACTATAGATAAAGGTGTTTTTAAAGATTTAGAAGTTATAGAATTAGCAGGCTAA
- a CDS encoding ABC transporter related protein (COGs: COG0488 ATPase components of ABC transporter with duplicated ATPase domains~InterPro IPR003439:IPR003593~KEGG: pdi:BDI_1708 putative ABC transporter ATP-binding protein~PFAM: ABC transporter-like~SMART: ATPase, AAA+ type, core~SPTR: Putative uncharacterized protein;~IMG reference gene:2504105712~PFAM: ABC transporter), with protein sequence MVSVDGLTVEFGGSALFSDVSFVINPSDRIALMGKNGAGKSTLLKILSGKREATRGKVAAPKDCKIAYLPQHLMTEDGRTVFEEAAQAFSHIHDMEKEIADINEQLATRTDYESDEYMQLIEQVATLSEKFYTIEDINYDENIEKALLGLGFSRADFDQPTNKFSGGWRMRIELAKLLLQEPDVLLLDEPTNHLDIESIQWLEEFLVANNKAVVVISHDRKFVDSITTRTIEVTMGRIYDYKVNYSKYLELRKERREQQLKAYEEQQKFISDTKDFIERFKGTYSKTLQVQSRVKMLEKLEIIQVDEIDTSAIRLQFPPAPRSGSYPVIMEGVGKTYGDHVVFKDANLVIERGDKLAFVGKNGEGKSTLVKCIMEEIEHDGELKVGHNVKIGYFAQNQASLLDEELTVFQTIDDVAVGEIRNRIKDLLGAFMFGGEESTKKVKVLSGGERTRLALLKLLLEPVNLLILDEPTNHLDLVTKDILKQALIKFDGTFIVVSHDRDFLDGLVDKVYEFGNKKVREHLGGIYDFLESKKIESLQELEH encoded by the coding sequence ATGGTATCAGTAGACGGATTAACAGTAGAATTTGGAGGTTCAGCCCTATTTAGTGATGTATCTTTTGTAATAAACCCTAGTGATAGAATAGCCCTAATGGGTAAAAACGGAGCAGGTAAATCTACTTTGCTTAAAATTTTATCAGGAAAAAGAGAAGCTACTCGAGGAAAGGTTGCTGCTCCAAAAGATTGTAAAATAGCTTATTTGCCTCAGCATTTAATGACAGAAGATGGTAGAACTGTCTTTGAGGAAGCTGCTCAAGCTTTTTCTCACATCCACGATATGGAAAAAGAGATTGCTGATATCAATGAACAACTAGCTACAAGAACAGATTATGAGAGCGATGAGTACATGCAGCTCATAGAACAAGTAGCTACATTAAGTGAAAAGTTTTATACTATTGAAGATATCAATTATGATGAGAATATAGAAAAGGCTTTACTGGGGCTAGGCTTTTCTAGAGCAGACTTTGATCAACCTACCAATAAGTTCAGTGGTGGCTGGCGTATGCGTATCGAATTAGCTAAACTATTACTCCAAGAACCTGATGTCCTTTTACTTGATGAGCCTACAAACCATTTAGATATTGAGTCTATTCAATGGCTTGAAGAGTTTTTAGTTGCCAACAATAAAGCAGTTGTAGTTATTAGCCACGATAGAAAATTTGTGGATAGCATTACTACTCGTACGATTGAAGTTACTATGGGTAGAATTTACGATTACAAAGTAAACTATTCTAAGTACCTAGAGCTTCGAAAAGAAAGACGAGAACAACAATTAAAAGCATACGAAGAACAACAAAAGTTCATTTCTGATACTAAGGATTTTATAGAAAGATTCAAAGGAACTTATTCTAAAACTTTACAAGTACAAAGTAGAGTTAAGATGCTCGAAAAACTCGAAATTATACAAGTAGATGAAATTGATACTTCAGCAATTCGACTACAGTTTCCTCCTGCACCTCGCTCAGGAAGTTATCCTGTTATCATGGAAGGCGTTGGCAAAACTTATGGAGATCATGTTGTATTCAAAGATGCCAACTTAGTAATTGAAAGAGGAGATAAATTAGCTTTCGTTGGAAAAAATGGTGAGGGAAAATCAACCCTAGTGAAATGTATCATGGAGGAAATCGAACATGATGGAGAGTTGAAAGTTGGTCATAACGTCAAAATAGGCTATTTTGCACAAAACCAAGCATCTCTACTCGATGAAGAGTTAACTGTATTCCAAACGATTGACGATGTAGCCGTAGGTGAAATAAGAAATAGGATAAAAGATTTATTGGGTGCCTTTATGTTTGGAGGAGAAGAATCAACAAAGAAGGTAAAAGTACTTTCGGGTGGAGAAAGAACTCGATTAGCTCTTCTTAAACTTTTATTGGAACCTGTAAACTTATTAATTCTCGATGAGCCTACCAATCACCTAGATTTAGTCACTAAAGATATTTTAAAACAAGCACTGATTAAGTTTGATGGAACATTTATTGTTGTTTCTCATGATAGAGATTTCCTAGATGGACTAGTAGATAAAGTCTATGAGTTTGGTAATAAGAAGGTAAGAGAGCATCTAGGTGGAATCTACGATTTCTTGGAATCCAAGAAAATAGAATCACTTCAAGAATTAGAACATTAA
- a CDS encoding hypothetical protein (KEGG: bvu:BVU_2034 hypothetical protein~SPTR: Putative uncharacterized protein;~IMG reference gene:2504105713), whose translation MLKKKFIAWTLACIALLMIAIPTIPHHHHKDMYTICLNTSDDAMDSSGLCDCDLKGDCQHQQGPSSDKKTCTSGCITNINAIKLDMSDIDHLQPFDFQLFNIHISELLISFLCPDKHLGHCDTLYIEKEHFVPLIAPFGKRAPPFYNA comes from the coding sequence ATGCTTAAAAAGAAATTCATAGCGTGGACACTAGCTTGTATTGCTCTCCTCATGATAGCGATACCTACTATTCCACACCATCATCATAAGGACATGTATACGATATGTCTCAACACCAGTGATGATGCTATGGATTCTTCTGGGCTTTGTGATTGCGATCTAAAAGGGGATTGTCAACATCAACAAGGTCCTTCTTCTGATAAGAAAACATGTACCTCTGGCTGTATCACCAATATTAATGCTATCAAACTGGATATGAGTGATATTGATCACTTACAACCCTTTGATTTCCAACTTTTCAATATTCATATCTCTGAATTACTGATATCCTTTTTATGCCCTGATAAGCATTTGGGGCATTGTGATACTTTATATATTGAAAAGGAACATTTCGTCCCCCTCATTGCTCCTTTTGGCAAACGAGCTCCCCCATTTTATAATGCATAA